A DNA window from Patagioenas fasciata isolate bPatFas1 chromosome 1, bPatFas1.hap1, whole genome shotgun sequence contains the following coding sequences:
- the IFNG gene encoding interferon gamma: MTCQTYSLFVLSVVMICFGRFGNSLILAHLENDIDQLKSDFNSSNSDVADGGPIFTGKLTDWTERNEKRIILSQIVSMYLEMLEKSDKSKAHVRHISEELYTLKNSLPDGLKKLEDLKYLAKLQMNDLKTQRKAVHELFSVLQKLVDTPASLKRKRSQFQRRCKC, translated from the exons ATGACTTGCCAGACCTACAGCTTGTTTGTTCTGTCTGTTGTCATGATTTGTTTTGGACGTTTTGGAAACAGCTTAATTCTTGCTCACCTTGAAAATGATATAGACCAGCTAAAATCTGACTTT AACTCAAGTAATTCAGACGTAGCTGACGGCGGACCTATTTTTACAGGCAAACTGACGGACTGGACAGAG agaaatgaaaagagGATCATCCTGAGCCAGATTGTTTCCATGTACTTGGAAATGCTTGAAAAATCTGACAAGTCGAAGGCGCACGTCAGACACATATCTGAGGAActttatactctgaaaaacagccttCCTGATGGCTTAAAGAAGCTGGAAGACCTCAAGTATCTGGCAAAGCTTCAG ATGAATGACTTGAAAACTCAACGCAAAGCTGTGCATGAGCTGTTCAGCGTCTTACAAAAACTGGTGGATACTCCAGCTTCTCTCAAAAGGAAAAGGAGCCAGTTTCAGAGGAGGTGCAAATGCTAA